Genomic window (Vibrio pomeroyi):
TCGGGTGTGGTGATGGTAGCCGCTATTTTATGGCAGCTGGATAATATGCAACATTGGCTTGAATGGAGCTTTAGCCAGAGAGCGCTGACATTAACAGGCTTGATTGGACTTGGTGGCTTTGTTTATATTGTTTCGGTACTGATTTTAGGTATCCGAGTAAAACATTTAAAAGCAGCGACAGATTAATACTGATTAGTATATAATCCGTCGGTTTCACACAATAAATGATGCAAATAACAGGTTTTAGCTGATCATAATGGAACTGATCCGAGGTATACACAATATTAAAGCGCAGCATCATGGCTGTGTATTAACCATAGGTAACTTCGATGGTGTTCATTTAGGACATCAAGAGGTTCTGAGTCAGGTTTCTAAACAAGCTGCAGCATTAGGGCTACCTTCTGTTGTTATGACGTTTGAGCCGCAACCTATGGAGCTGTTTGCCCGAGATAGAGCGCCAGCACGTTTAACTCGCTTACGCGATAAGTACGTGCAACTGAGCAAGCTAGATATCAGTCGTTTATTGTGTGTCAATTTTAATCAGTATTTTGCAAGTTTATCCGCAGAAGCATTCATTAAAGATCTTTTGGTTGATAAGCTTGGTGTGAAGTTCTTGGTGGTTGGTGACGACTTTTGCTTTGGTAAAGGCCGCACTGGTAATTTCGCTATGCTTAAAGAAGCGGGCGAAAAGTATGGCTTTGAGGTGGTAAGCACCCAAAGTTATTGCTTAAACCAATTACGAGTCAGCAGTACTGAGATACGAAATGCATTAGCGGTCGATGACTTGGCTGCAAGTGCTACCATGTTAGGACGTGATTACAGTATTAGTGGTCGTGTGTCCCATGGTCGTAAACTAGGGAGAACCATAGGTTTCCCTACCGCTAATATTCCATTAAAGCGTTGTGTTTCTCCTGTATCGGGAGTGTATGTTGTTGAAGCATTGGATATCGATGGGGTTCCTGTCGGTGGCGTTGCTAATATTGGACAACGACCAACAGTTAATGGTGTAAGGCAGCAATTAGAAGTGCACTTTTTTGACTTTAAAGCCAATTTGTATGGTAAACAGTTAGAAGTACGACTTTTGCACAAACTGCGCGACGAGATAAAATTTGAATCGTTCGACGCATTAAAGAATCAAATAGAATTGGATGCTGAAGCCGCAAGGGTGTGGCTGCTTCAGCTAAAGAATTAATCGGATGATTCCACCGATTAACATAATGTCTAACTTCGCCCAATATAACGGAATTAAGAATCGATGAGTGATTATAAAGATACCCTGAACTTACCAGAAACAGGGTTCCCAATGCGCGGCAATCTGGCAAATCGTGAGCCAGAAATGCTTAAGCGTTGGTACAAAGAAGATCTTTACGGCGAAATCCGTAAGGCAAAGAAAGGTAAAAAATCTTTCGTACTGCATGATGGCCCTCCATACGCGAACGGCGACATTCACATTGGCCACGCGCTGAATAAGATTCTTAAAGACATTATTATTAAATCTAAGACCCTTTCTGGTTTTGATGCACCGTACATCCCTGGTTGGGACTGTCACGGTCTTCCAATCGAGCTAATGGTTGAGAAGAAGAAAGGTAAGCCTGGTCAGAAGATTTCGGCTGCTGAATTCCGCGAAGAGTGTCGTAAGTACGCTGCGGGCCAAGTTGAAGGTCAGAAAGAGAGCTTCAAACGTCTTGGTATCATGGGCGAGTGGGACAAACCTTACCGCACTATGGATTTCGGCACAGAAGCGAACATCATTCGTTCTCTAGGTAAAATCGCAGACAAAGGTCACCTTCTTAAAGGTTTCAAACCAGTTCACTGGTGTACTGACTGTGGTTCTGCTCTGGCTGAAGCTGAAGTTGAATACAAAGATAAAGTTTCTCCATCTATCGATGTGAAATTTACAGCAGCTGACGAAGCGGCGCTTCTAGAGAAATTTACTCTAGCTGAAGGCCACGCGGGTCAGGGCGAAATCTCTATCGTTATCTGGACAACAACACCATGGACTCTGCCTGCTAACCGCGCAGTATGTCTACGTGATGATCTTGAATACGTGCTTATCCAAGTTGAAGCGAATGGCGACCAGCCTGCTCAACGTATCGTTGTTGCTTCTGAACTAGCAAAAGACGTAATGGATCGTGCAGGTATCGAGCACTTCCACAACCTTGGTTTTGCTACTGGTGCTGATCTTGAGCTTTCTCAGTTCAACCACCCGTTCTACGACTTTACTGTTCCTGCTGTTCTTGGTGACCACGTTACAACAGATTCAGGTACTGGTGTGGTTCACACTGCGCCTGGTCACGGTCAAGAGGATTTCGTGGTTGGTAAGAAATACAACCTAGAAATCGCTAACCCAGTAGGCTCAAACGGCGTTTACCTGCCAGATACAGAGCTATTTGCTGGTCAGCACGTATTCAAAGCGAACGACTCTGTTTTAGAAGTTCTAAAAGAGAAAGGTGCACTTCTGCATCACCACGCTTACGAGCACAGCTACCCACACTGTTGGAGACATAAAACTCCAATCATCTTCCGTGCAACACCACAATGGTTCATCTCTATGGATCAAGCTGGCTTACGTGCAAAAGCACTAGAGTCAACTAAGAATGTTGAGTGGATGCCGGAGTGGGGTCAAAGCCGTATCGAAGGTATGATCGAAGGTCGCCCTGAGTGGTGCATCTCTCGTCAACGTACTTGGGGTGTGCCAATTGCTCTGTTCGTTCATAAAGAAACGTCAGAACTTCACCCTGATAGCCCAGCACTTATTGAAAAAGTAGCGAAGCTAGTTGAAGAGAAGGGCATTCAAGCTTGGTGGGATGTAGATGCTGCTGAACTTATGGGCGCAGAAGACGCTGATAAGTACGAAAAAGTAATGGATACGCTAGACGTATGGTTCGACTCAGGTGTTACGCACTTCTCTGTTGTTGACTCTCGTGAAGAATACAACGGCAACAGTGCTGATCTTTACCTTGAAGGTTCAGACCAACACCGTGGCTGGTTCCAGTCTTCTCTAATTTCATCTATCGC
Coding sequences:
- the ileS gene encoding isoleucine--tRNA ligase; the protein is MSDYKDTLNLPETGFPMRGNLANREPEMLKRWYKEDLYGEIRKAKKGKKSFVLHDGPPYANGDIHIGHALNKILKDIIIKSKTLSGFDAPYIPGWDCHGLPIELMVEKKKGKPGQKISAAEFREECRKYAAGQVEGQKESFKRLGIMGEWDKPYRTMDFGTEANIIRSLGKIADKGHLLKGFKPVHWCTDCGSALAEAEVEYKDKVSPSIDVKFTAADEAALLEKFTLAEGHAGQGEISIVIWTTTPWTLPANRAVCLRDDLEYVLIQVEANGDQPAQRIVVASELAKDVMDRAGIEHFHNLGFATGADLELSQFNHPFYDFTVPAVLGDHVTTDSGTGVVHTAPGHGQEDFVVGKKYNLEIANPVGSNGVYLPDTELFAGQHVFKANDSVLEVLKEKGALLHHHAYEHSYPHCWRHKTPIIFRATPQWFISMDQAGLRAKALESTKNVEWMPEWGQSRIEGMIEGRPEWCISRQRTWGVPIALFVHKETSELHPDSPALIEKVAKLVEEKGIQAWWDVDAAELMGAEDADKYEKVMDTLDVWFDSGVTHFSVVDSREEYNGNSADLYLEGSDQHRGWFQSSLISSIAMKDEAPYKQVLTHGFVVDGNGRKMSKSIGNVVAPKDVTNKLGADILRLWVASTDYTGEVAVSDEILKRSADAYRRIRNTARFFLANLNGFNPETDLVPAEEMVALDRWAVGRAQAAQEEIVKAYGEYNTHGVTQRLMQFCSIEMGSFYLDVIKDRQYTAKQGSHAQRSCQTALYYIVEALVRWMAPIMSFTADEIWNEMPSSLPTGEQRDKFVFTGEWFEGLFGLAEGEELSNEFWAEIQTVRGAVNKLLEDARKEKTIGGALQAEVTLYADDALAAKINKLEDELRFVLITSAAVVKPLSEKSDAAQATDVEGLFVEVAATEAEKCDRCWHHTPDVGTIEGHEKVCGRCVSNIDGEGEVRKFA
- the ribF gene encoding bifunctional riboflavin kinase/FAD synthetase encodes the protein MELIRGIHNIKAQHHGCVLTIGNFDGVHLGHQEVLSQVSKQAAALGLPSVVMTFEPQPMELFARDRAPARLTRLRDKYVQLSKLDISRLLCVNFNQYFASLSAEAFIKDLLVDKLGVKFLVVGDDFCFGKGRTGNFAMLKEAGEKYGFEVVSTQSYCLNQLRVSSTEIRNALAVDDLAASATMLGRDYSISGRVSHGRKLGRTIGFPTANIPLKRCVSPVSGVYVVEALDIDGVPVGGVANIGQRPTVNGVRQQLEVHFFDFKANLYGKQLEVRLLHKLRDEIKFESFDALKNQIELDAEAARVWLLQLKN